From Magnolia sinica isolate HGM2019 chromosome 13, MsV1, whole genome shotgun sequence, one genomic window encodes:
- the LOC131223417 gene encoding aldehyde dehydrogenase family 2 member C4-like: protein MATKCREGENGFKLPEIKFTKLFINGEFVDSVSGKTFETRDPRTGEVIARIAEGDKEDVDLAVKAARHAFDHGPWPRLAGCERGKIMMKFADLIDQHIEELATLDSLDAGKLFKMGMEMDIPGAANTLRYYAGAADKIHGETLKMSRALQGYTLREPIGVVGHIIPWNFPSTMFAIKVGPALAAGCTMVIKPAEQTPLSALYYAHLAKLAGIPDGVLNVVTGFGPTAGAAVSSHMDIDKISFTGSTEVGRLVMQAAATSNLKAVSLELGGKSPLIIFNDADVDMAVELARFAILYNKGEICVAGSRVFVQEGIYDEFVKKSAEKAKSWVVGDPFDPNVHQGPQVDKVQFEKVLKYIEHGKREGATLLTGGKACGEKGYYIEPTIFTDVKDDMLIAKDEIFGPVMSLMKFKTVEEAIERANKTRYGLAAGVVTKDLNIANRVSRSIRAGSIWVNCYFAFDHDCPFGGYKMSGFGKDMGLHSLDKYLQTKSVVTPLYDSPWL from the exons GGAAGACCTTTGAAACGAGGGATCCTCGCACGGGAGAAGTGATAGCGAGAATCGCGGAAGGAGACAAAGAAGATGTGGATTTGGCAGTAAAGGCCGCACGGCATGCCTTCGACCATGGACCCTGGCCTCGCCTCGCCGGTTGT GAGAGAGGAAAGATCATGATGAAATTTGCAGACTTGATAGATCAACACATCGAAGAACTGGCCACACTTGATAGCCTGGACGCTGGGAAGTTGTTCAAAATGGGCATGGAGATGGATATCCCTGGTGCAGCTAACACACTACGTTACTATGCTGGTGCCGCCGATAAGATCCATGGAGAGACATTGAAGATGTCTAGGGCCCTTCAAGGGTATACATTGCGCGAGCCAATCGGGGTAGTGGGCCACATTATCCCATGGAACTTTCCATCGACTATGTTCGCAATAAAGGTTGGCCCGGCATTAGCCGCCGGGTGCACCATGGTTATTAAACCGGCTGAGCAGACGCCGCTCTCAGCTCTTTACTATGCTCATCTTGCTAAGTTG GCTGGGATTCCAGATGGAGTGCTGAATGTTGTAACAGGTTTTGGTCCCACAGCTGGTGCTGCCGTTAGCTCTCACATGGACATTGAcaag ATTAGCTTCACAGGATCGACGGAAGTGGGCCGGCTCGTAATGCAAGCTGCTGCGACAAGCAATTTGAAGGCCGTCTCACTCGAACTGGGCGGGAAGTCACCTCTCATAATTTTCAATGATGCTGATGTGGACATGGCTGTTGAACTTGCCCGCTTTGCCATATTATATAACAAG GGAGAAATTTGCGTAGCGGGGTCACGTGTTTTTGTTCAGGAAGGGATATATGATGAATTTGTGAAGAAATCGGCAGAAAAGGCGAAAAGTTGGGTGGTCGGGGACCCTTTTGATCCCAATGTCCACCAAGGGCCACAg GTGGATAAGGTGCAATTTGAGAAAGTCCTGAAATACATTGAGCATGGTAAGAGAGAAGGGGCTACACTGCTCACAGGAGGTAAAGCCTGTGGTGAAAAGGGCTACTACATTGAGCCCACAATTTTTACTGATGTCAAG GATGATATGCTGATAGCAAAGGATGAAATATTTGGGCCTGTGATGTCTCTCATGAAGTTCAA GACAGTGGAGGAAGCAATTGAGAGGGCCAACAAAACAAGGTATGGGCTGGCAGCTGGGGTGGTGACCAAGGACTTAAACATAGCCAATAGGGTGTCGCGATCAATCCGGGCCGGGTCCATTTGGGTCAATTGCTACTTTGCATTTGACCATGATTGCCCATTTGGAGGCTACAAAATGAGTGGGTTTGGAAAGGACATGGGATTACATTCCCTCGACAAGTATCTCCAAACCAAGTCCGTTGTTACTCCTCTCTATGATTCTCCTTGGCTCTGA